A single Leptidea sinapis chromosome 2, ilLepSina1.1, whole genome shotgun sequence DNA region contains:
- the LOC126974358 gene encoding zinc finger protein 271-like, with product MFPSKLARHNRVHTGEKPYSCDICGKSYAEFDKLKIHNRLHTGAKPYSCTVCRKTFNEASKLKIHQRIHTGERPYSCDLCKSLFRRCSDVKKHRRTHTRDHPYSCSICGKTFNDCGPLNRHIKIHTGETLYACDFCPQKFKYKRSLLHHKQTHNCGKSFSRSHHFKSHSRLHTGEKPHSCKVCGKSFNETGDLKKHNRIYTGEKPYSCKVCGKSFKVSSDLKTHYRLHTGERPYSCITCGRSFNISSDLKRHHRIHTGEKPYSCNVCDKRFYNIGKLEQHNRIHTGERPYLCNICPKRFTNSSTNTIK from the exons ATGTTTCCAAGTAAATTAGCGCGACACAATAGAGTACATAcaggtgaaaagccatattcgtGTGATATCTGCGGAAAAAGTTATGCCGAATTCGATAAATTGAAGATACACAATAGATTACACACCGGAGCTAAACCTTATTCTTGTACTGTTTGTAGAAAAACTTTCAATGAAGCTAGTAAGTTGAAGATACACCAGCGAATACATACGGGAGAAAGACCGTACTCTTGTGATCTTTGTAAAAGCTTATTCAGACGTTGTAGTGATGTCAAAAAACATAGAAGAACGCATACAAGAGACCATCCTTATTCTTGTAGTATATGTGGAAAGACTTTTAATGACTGTGGCCCATTGAATagacatataaaaatacatacagggGAAACACTTTATGCATGTGACTTTTGTCCGCAGAAATTTAAGTACAAACGTTCACTGCTACATCATAAACAAACTCATAA ttgtggtaagagtttcagtcGCTCTCACCATTTTAAATCGCATAGTAGactacatactggtgaaaagccgcATTCATGTAAGGTATGTGGCAAAAGTTTTAATGAAACAGGTGATTTAAAGAAACATAATAGAATATACACTGGTGAAAAGCCGTATTCGTGTAAagtttgtggtaagagtttcaaagTATCTAGTGATTTAAAGACACATTATAGATTGCATACCGGTGAAAGACCATATTCGTGTATTACATGTGGTAgaagttttaatatttctaGTGATTTAAAGAGACATCacagaatacatactggtgaaaaaccTTATTCCTGTAATGTTTGTGATAAAAGGTTCTATAATATAGGAAAATTGGAACAACATAATAGAATACACACTGGTGAAAGGccttatttatgtaatatttgtcCTAAGAGATTTACTAACTCTAGTACTAATACAATCAAATGA